One genomic segment of Methanobacterium spitsbergense includes these proteins:
- a CDS encoding FAD-binding protein: MGGVNVIVTKSLNHDDAKEKSGSIPQATIHSHEVIIIGGGLTGLRAAIQIADAGLNGAIISKVHPLRSHSVAAQGGMNASLGNVPGEDGKNDSWEMHAYDTVKGSDYLADQDAVELMCREATSTVIELEHMGTVWSRLENGKIAQRPFGGAGFPRTCYAADRTGHNALNTLYEQLFDRDIPVYEEFFVTSLVQDRGRCNGCTAIDIKTGNVHGFVSKAVLMATGGFGRIFSRSTNALINTGDGHALALNACVPLKDMEFVQFHPTTLYGTNILMSEGARGEGGILLNSNGERFMEHYAPNSLDLAPRDVVARSIETEIREGRGFDGGYVNLDLTHLGADRIMERLPGIRQIAMDFAGVDPIDDPVPVQPGQHYSMGGIDVDINGATILLGLYAAGECACISVHGANRLGGNSLLETVVYGRLVADKIIEDNPIHLEQDIEPIKLAIIDIEDKIGDIMDRKDNGNFFRVKNAITDIMFNKFGIFRDSDGMDEGLVEIKNLQEQFSKLSPINKEKPFNQSLIQFLEVEGMLKLAEIIALSAIERKESRGSHTRIDHPERDDVNFLKHTVSILNGEEVDITYKPVILGMFEPKERVY; encoded by the coding sequence TTGGGAGGGGTTAACGTTATTGTAACTAAATCTTTAAACCATGATGATGCAAAGGAAAAGAGCGGTTCAATCCCACAAGCAACCATTCATAGTCATGAAGTAATAATAATTGGTGGTGGATTAACTGGGCTCAGGGCAGCTATCCAAATAGCAGATGCCGGGCTCAATGGGGCTATTATTTCAAAGGTCCATCCTTTGAGATCCCACTCTGTTGCTGCTCAAGGAGGAATGAATGCTTCTCTTGGAAATGTTCCGGGAGAAGACGGTAAAAATGATAGTTGGGAAATGCATGCCTATGATACTGTCAAGGGATCAGATTATTTAGCAGATCAGGATGCAGTTGAACTAATGTGTCGTGAGGCAACTTCAACAGTGATAGAACTTGAACACATGGGAACGGTGTGGTCTAGACTGGAAAACGGAAAAATAGCTCAACGTCCATTTGGAGGGGCAGGATTTCCTAGAACTTGTTATGCTGCCGATCGTACTGGTCATAATGCTCTTAACACATTATATGAACAGTTATTTGATAGGGATATCCCCGTATATGAGGAATTTTTTGTAACATCACTGGTGCAGGATAGGGGGAGATGTAATGGATGCACGGCCATTGATATTAAGACAGGAAATGTACATGGATTTGTTTCAAAAGCAGTTCTTATGGCTACAGGAGGATTTGGAAGAATATTCAGCAGATCAACCAATGCCCTAATAAATACAGGAGATGGTCATGCACTTGCACTAAATGCATGTGTGCCTTTGAAAGATATGGAATTTGTACAGTTCCACCCTACAACCCTTTACGGTACTAATATTTTAATGAGTGAAGGGGCACGTGGTGAGGGAGGAATTCTTTTAAACAGTAATGGGGAGCGGTTCATGGAACATTATGCACCCAACTCATTGGATCTGGCACCTCGTGATGTTGTGGCAAGATCAATTGAAACTGAAATTAGAGAAGGAAGGGGATTTGATGGAGGTTATGTTAATTTAGATTTAACTCATTTAGGTGCGGATCGTATTATGGAACGGTTACCAGGGATACGACAGATAGCTATGGATTTTGCAGGAGTTGATCCAATCGATGATCCAGTTCCAGTTCAACCAGGCCAGCACTACTCAATGGGCGGAATAGACGTTGATATTAATGGAGCTACAATATTACTGGGATTGTATGCTGCAGGCGAATGTGCATGTATTAGTGTACATGGTGCTAACAGGTTAGGAGGTAATTCACTGCTTGAAACTGTAGTATATGGAAGATTGGTTGCTGATAAAATTATTGAAGATAATCCGATCCATTTAGAACAAGACATCGAACCTATAAAGTTGGCCATAATTGATATTGAAGATAAAATAGGCGATATAATGGATCGTAAGGATAATGGAAACTTTTTTCGGGTAAAAAATGCCATTACCGACATTATGTTTAATAAATTCGGAATATTTCGTGATTCTGATGGAATGGATGAGGGACTTGTTGAGATTAAAAATTTACAGGAACAATTTTCCAAGCTTTCTCCAATTAATAAGGAGAAACCTTTTAATCAGTCACTCATACAGTTTTTAGAAGTTGAAGGTATGCTTAAATTAGCAGAAATTATCGCACTCAGTGCCATTGAGCGAAAGGAAAGTCGAGGTTCTCATACTAGGATAGATCATCCTGAACGTGATGATGTAAACTTTCTTAAACACACAGTTTCAATTTTAAATGGTGAAGAAGTCGATATTACATATAAACCCGTCATTCTTGGAATGTTTGAACCAAAGGAGCGTGTTTACTAA
- a CDS encoding succinate dehydrogenase/fumarate reductase iron-sulfur subunit, which produces MKLKVYRYHEGMKEPRYDTFKLKSDPSITVLGALFQFQQEFDDSIAFHYSCRGAVCGTCAMLINKVPRLACRTQVASLIQGELKIPLSEFPAIEETVKWNPEEEILVEPLPNFPVIRDLIVDTTSFFNYYKFVEPVFKPADKTPEKERLMDPSAIPELELYTNCILCGACFGSCPIDGKNPDYWGPAALAKLYRFHIDPREKKGTDRLELANIPEGWWACEFYGNCRRVCPKGVPPLIAIAKAREQLNDINEKKEEEP; this is translated from the coding sequence ATGAAACTAAAGGTTTACAGATACCATGAAGGAATGAAAGAACCTCGCTATGATACATTCAAACTAAAATCAGATCCTAGTATAACTGTATTAGGGGCTTTATTCCAATTTCAACAGGAATTTGATGATTCTATTGCATTTCACTATTCATGCAGGGGTGCTGTATGTGGAACATGTGCAATGCTCATAAATAAAGTGCCAAGGCTTGCATGCAGAACACAAGTAGCATCATTAATCCAGGGTGAACTCAAAATTCCATTATCAGAATTCCCTGCTATTGAAGAAACTGTAAAATGGAATCCTGAAGAAGAAATTTTAGTTGAACCGCTTCCTAATTTTCCTGTAATCAGGGATCTAATAGTTGATACAACATCATTTTTTAATTACTATAAATTTGTGGAACCCGTGTTTAAACCAGCCGACAAAACACCTGAAAAAGAAAGATTAATGGATCCATCAGCAATACCTGAATTAGAGTTATACACCAACTGTATATTATGTGGTGCATGTTTTGGTTCATGTCCAATAGATGGAAAGAATCCAGATTATTGGGGGCCTGCTGCACTTGCGAAACTATACAGATTCCACATTGATCCAAGGGAAAAAAAAGGAACAGACAGACTTGAACTTGCCAATATTCCGGAGGGATGGTGGGCATGTGAATTTTATGGAAATTGTCGCAGAGTATGCCCCAAAGGGGTTCCTCCTCTTATTGCAATTGCCAAGGCTCGAGAACAATTAAATGATATAAATGAGAAGAAAGAGGAGGAACCATAA
- a CDS encoding helix-turn-helix domain-containing protein, giving the protein MPDNQVGEKIRQLRESKNISIEELAEKSQISVDLVERLEGNAVIPSLSPLLKIAKVLDVRLGTFLDDAPQTGPVVVKSGKSENVTRFSGKNSNLKDSTLDFYSLASGKTDRHMEPFLIDVHPPETEDYQLSSHEGEEFIFVMNGEIEVLYGKETYLVSEGDSIYYDSVVPHDLHAHGGDAKILAVVYTPI; this is encoded by the coding sequence ATGCCAGATAATCAAGTAGGAGAAAAAATACGTCAGTTAAGAGAGAGTAAAAATATTTCAATCGAAGAACTTGCAGAGAAAAGTCAAATCAGTGTAGATCTGGTTGAAAGACTTGAAGGTAATGCAGTAATACCATCACTATCCCCATTATTAAAGATTGCGAAGGTTTTGGATGTGCGTTTAGGCACATTTTTAGACGACGCCCCACAAACAGGTCCGGTTGTTGTTAAATCAGGTAAATCAGAAAATGTAACAAGATTTTCTGGTAAAAATAGTAATCTTAAGGACAGTACACTGGATTTTTACTCACTTGCATCTGGAAAAACCGACAGACATATGGAACCATTCTTAATTGATGTACACCCACCAGAAACAGAAGATTATCAATTATCATCACACGAAGGTGAAGAGTTTATTTTTGTTATGAACGGTGAAATAGAAGTTCTTTATGGTAAAGAGACCTACCTGGTTTCTGAAGGGGATAGTATTTACTACGATTCTGTTGTGCCACATGATTTACATGCACATGGCGGTGACGCTAAAATTTTGGCTGTTGTATACACTCCTATTTAA
- the glmS gene encoding glutamine--fructose-6-phosphate transaminase (isomerizing) → MCGIVACIINDEAAPVLLECVRRLEYRGYDSVGLATLSGDIYIKKGEGKIDDVQKRLDLTDIPGNMGIAHVRWATHGLPTGINAHPQTDCKKRIAVVHNGIIENYKELKANLEDEGHIFASETDTEVLSHLIEKYMEMGNGLEVATRLATKDIKGSYAIAVISADEPNKIIGVRKESPLIVGVGEKESFIASDVPAILEHTKNVIYLNDNEMVILRPDGVVIKDMDGNILDNKVNIIDWSSDMAEKGGFKHFMLKEIHEQPDVVKNTLMEFSEIEKVVGKFSKFKRICFVACGTSFHASLVGKYLFETLLGIPTDVLLSSEFLFSEGALDKDTLVILITQSGETADTLKALKIANKKSETLAIVNVLGSTATREADHVIYTRAGPEIGVAATKTYVCQLVSIYMLVSAMSGNDKLLAELQKVPDHMKQALENEDHIIEIAKKYKDANDFFFIGRGFSYPTALEGALKLKEITYIHGEGYAAGELKHGPLALIDDNVPVLAVVPPGESHDKTLSNIEEVKARGAKVIAVGSSKDEVLKSESHDIMGFDGDISEMLSPIPYVVPLQLLSYYISVERGIDPDKPKNLAKCVTVE, encoded by the coding sequence ATGTGCGGAATTGTAGCATGTATAATTAATGACGAAGCAGCGCCAGTACTTTTAGAGTGCGTTCGAAGGTTAGAATACAGAGGATATGATTCTGTTGGGCTAGCAACGCTTTCTGGAGATATATATATCAAAAAAGGCGAAGGTAAAATAGATGATGTCCAGAAAAGGTTGGATTTAACAGATATTCCGGGTAATATGGGAATAGCTCATGTTAGGTGGGCAACTCATGGACTTCCCACAGGAATAAATGCCCATCCACAAACAGATTGTAAAAAAAGGATAGCGGTAGTTCATAATGGGATAATTGAAAATTATAAAGAATTGAAGGCTAATCTTGAAGATGAAGGCCATATATTCGCTTCAGAAACAGATACTGAAGTTTTATCACATTTAATAGAAAAGTACATGGAAATGGGAAATGGTTTGGAAGTTGCAACTAGATTAGCAACAAAGGATATTAAAGGATCTTATGCAATTGCAGTAATTTCTGCTGATGAACCAAACAAAATAATAGGCGTTAGAAAAGAAAGTCCGTTAATAGTGGGTGTGGGAGAAAAAGAATCCTTTATAGCATCAGATGTTCCTGCAATATTGGAACACACTAAAAATGTTATTTACCTAAATGATAACGAAATGGTTATATTGCGCCCTGATGGTGTTGTAATAAAGGATATGGATGGAAATATCCTTGATAATAAAGTAAATATAATTGATTGGTCTTCTGACATGGCAGAAAAAGGGGGATTCAAACATTTCATGCTGAAAGAAATACACGAACAGCCGGATGTTGTTAAAAATACGCTTATGGAATTTTCAGAGATTGAGAAAGTTGTTGGTAAGTTTTCTAAATTCAAAAGAATATGTTTTGTTGCTTGTGGAACATCATTCCACGCATCCCTTGTTGGAAAATATTTATTTGAAACATTATTGGGAATTCCTACAGATGTTTTGTTATCATCGGAATTTTTATTCTCAGAAGGAGCCCTTGACAAAGATACACTGGTGATATTAATAACCCAATCTGGAGAAACTGCAGACACATTGAAAGCTCTGAAAATAGCAAATAAAAAATCAGAAACCCTTGCAATAGTCAATGTTCTTGGGAGCACAGCTACAAGAGAAGCTGATCATGTTATTTATACTAGAGCCGGACCAGAAATAGGTGTTGCTGCCACTAAAACATATGTATGTCAATTAGTTTCAATTTATATGCTTGTTAGTGCTATGAGTGGTAATGATAAACTTTTAGCAGAGCTTCAAAAGGTTCCAGACCATATGAAACAGGCACTTGAAAATGAAGACCATATTATTGAGATAGCTAAGAAATATAAAGATGCAAATGATTTCTTTTTCATTGGAAGGGGATTTTCCTATCCTACTGCACTGGAAGGTGCATTAAAACTTAAAGAAATAACATATATACATGGTGAAGGTTATGCTGCAGGTGAGCTTAAACATGGGCCATTAGCACTTATAGATGATAATGTGCCTGTTTTAGCAGTTGTACCTCCTGGTGAAAGCCACGATAAAACTCTAAGCAATATAGAAGAAGTAAAAGCAAGAGGTGCCAAGGTAATTGCTGTTGGTTCTTCAAAGGATGAGGTATTAAAATCTGAATCACATGACATCATGGGATTTGATGGAGATATAAGTGAAATGTTATCTCCAATACCCTATGTAGTGCCATTGCAACTCCTATCCTACTATATCAGTGTTGAAAGGGGAATAGATCCAGATAAACCAAAAAACCTTGCTAAATGTGTAACAGTAGAGTAA
- a CDS encoding alpha-hydroxy-acid oxidizing protein has product MKYICTYCNIYAYDEDKGDPETNLEPGTSLDEFPDSWLCPVCGMPKEYLQEVRDDIFSLKMTAYNETQHESKDLNYYRSIARKMLIGICGEFSVCDGQPDRICTGQKFGAPIGFGGAGQGKTFEANYNTLQDYKLKMCVIKAHHEPEMSVPIFGKKITLPVMSASLSGVKSSMNDVVPEDAFYRGLLKGAMSSGSIGLVGNTPHSPDDLGVNIVGENKGWGIPIFKPQSQERLIQLMHLAEKLNVIAVGVDLEGAGSTIWNSSKKPVYRKSENDLIELVDSTEKPVIFKGIMSKEDAVKVLDSGAGACYVSNHGGRVLDGGQGMAEVLPEIANEISGKIPILADGAVRTGYDVLKVLALGADVALIGRPIARLSLAGGEVAVKMYYKYVKDDLRRAMILTGCNDLKDANMSIITRSH; this is encoded by the coding sequence ATGAAATATATCTGCACTTATTGTAACATTTATGCATATGATGAGGATAAGGGAGATCCTGAAACAAATCTTGAACCAGGTACTAGTTTGGATGAATTCCCTGATTCATGGCTGTGTCCTGTATGTGGAATGCCCAAAGAATACTTGCAAGAAGTGCGAGATGATATTTTTTCGCTTAAAATGACCGCATACAACGAAACACAACATGAATCAAAAGATCTGAATTATTACCGTTCCATAGCCCGTAAAATGCTTATAGGTATCTGTGGTGAATTCTCAGTATGTGATGGACAGCCCGATAGAATATGTACTGGACAGAAATTTGGAGCACCCATAGGTTTTGGAGGTGCTGGCCAAGGAAAGACTTTTGAAGCAAATTACAATACTCTTCAGGATTACAAACTTAAAATGTGTGTTATCAAAGCACATCATGAACCAGAAATGTCAGTTCCAATATTTGGGAAGAAAATAACTCTACCTGTTATGAGTGCCAGTCTTTCTGGAGTTAAAAGTAGTATGAATGATGTTGTACCCGAAGATGCATTTTACAGGGGTCTTTTAAAGGGTGCGATGTCTTCAGGTTCAATAGGTTTGGTTGGAAATACACCACACAGTCCTGATGACCTGGGAGTTAATATTGTTGGTGAAAATAAAGGATGGGGCATACCAATATTCAAACCACAATCACAGGAACGACTCATCCAGCTAATGCATTTAGCTGAAAAACTGAATGTAATTGCTGTAGGTGTTGATCTTGAAGGTGCAGGTTCCACAATATGGAATAGTTCCAAAAAACCTGTTTACAGAAAAAGTGAAAATGATCTCATAGAACTGGTTGATTCAACTGAAAAACCTGTAATATTCAAGGGGATAATGAGTAAGGAAGATGCAGTCAAAGTTCTAGATTCGGGTGCTGGTGCATGTTATGTATCCAATCATGGAGGTAGAGTACTCGATGGTGGCCAGGGAATGGCGGAAGTGCTTCCAGAGATTGCAAATGAAATTTCTGGAAAGATCCCAATACTGGCTGATGGGGCTGTTAGAACGGGATATGATGTTCTCAAAGTTCTGGCATTAGGTGCTGATGTTGCACTGATAGGTAGGCCTATAGCAAGGTTATCGCTAGCAGGAGGAGAGGTAGCTGTGAAAATGTATTATAAATATGTTAAAGATGATCTTCGACGGGCAATGATATTAACTGGATGTAATGACCTTAAAGATGCAAATATGAGTATTATAACAAGATCTCATTAA
- a CDS encoding acyl-CoA thioesterase, whose amino-acid sequence MYKTVVTPRFGDIDGLRHVNNTVLAIWFEQARNPIFRMFTPDLDLSYENWKLIMVRTEFDFLSEMYYGEDVEIRTYILKIGNSSFTMGHEAWQNGKLRVKGEAVLVHFDFIEKKSVPIPDSIRSQLNEHLMIEDACKIFDDNK is encoded by the coding sequence ATGTATAAGACAGTTGTTACACCAAGATTTGGTGATATTGATGGACTTCGTCATGTTAATAATACAGTACTTGCAATATGGTTTGAACAAGCCAGAAATCCAATATTCAGAATGTTTACACCCGATTTGGATCTGAGCTACGAGAACTGGAAACTCATAATGGTGAGAACAGAATTCGATTTTCTAAGTGAAATGTATTATGGGGAAGATGTGGAGATAAGGACATACATCCTAAAAATAGGAAATAGTTCATTTACAATGGGACACGAAGCCTGGCAAAATGGAAAGCTCAGGGTCAAGGGAGAAGCAGTGTTAGTACATTTCGATTTTATAGAGAAAAAAAGTGTACCTATCCCAGATTCGATCAGGTCACAGTTAAATGAACATTTGATGATAGAAGATGCATGTAAAATATTTGATGATAATAAATAA
- a CDS encoding AMP-binding protein has protein sequence MLFTEDTIGDLFEKEVKNHPDRDFIIYPDRDLRFTYKDFDERVNMFAKGLLSLGITKGDHVGIWAKNVPDWLTFMFATAKIGVVLVTVNTAYKGHELEYVLEQSDMKALAIIDGYQDVDYINIMNELVPELKTQERGSLKSKKFPFLEHVIYIGQEKHRGMYNTNELMLLGKHTDDSELLKVKKTVSNNDAVNMQYTSGTTGFPKGVMLTHRNILNNGYYIGERQKFKGEDRLCITVPLFHCFGIVLAVMAIITHGATVVMIELFDPLMVLAAVQKEKCTALYGVPTMFIAEFSHPMFDMFDLSSLRTGIMAGSPCPIEAMKKVVKDMNMTQITSVYGLTEGSPGFTQTSVDDPLEKRVETVGKPLPNCEVKIVDPETGETLRPNMTGEICCKGYNVMKGYYKMPEKTKEVIDEDGWLHSGDLATCDDEGYYSIVGRIKDMIIRGGENIYPREIEEFIHTIDGVMDVQVVGIPDEKYGEIIGAFVIKEKEAQLTAEDIRDYAVNKIARYKVPKHIFFVDEFPLTASGKIQKFKLRDQAVELIKMGNETEDNVL, from the coding sequence ATGCTTTTTACAGAAGATACCATTGGCGATCTGTTTGAAAAAGAGGTTAAAAATCATCCTGATAGAGATTTTATAATTTATCCTGATAGGGATCTTAGATTTACATATAAGGATTTTGATGAACGTGTCAACATGTTTGCCAAGGGCCTTTTGTCATTAGGCATAACTAAAGGAGATCATGTAGGCATATGGGCTAAAAACGTGCCAGACTGGCTCACTTTTATGTTTGCAACAGCCAAGATAGGAGTTGTTCTTGTTACTGTTAACACAGCATACAAAGGTCATGAACTTGAATATGTACTTGAACAGTCGGATATGAAAGCTCTGGCAATTATAGATGGATATCAGGATGTTGATTACATTAATATTATGAACGAATTAGTTCCAGAACTCAAAACTCAGGAGAGAGGAAGTCTTAAAAGCAAAAAATTTCCATTTTTAGAACATGTAATCTATATCGGCCAGGAAAAACATAGAGGTATGTATAACACAAATGAATTAATGCTTTTGGGTAAGCATACAGATGATTCTGAACTTCTAAAGGTTAAAAAAACAGTGAGCAATAACGATGCAGTGAATATGCAGTACACTTCGGGTACCACTGGATTCCCTAAGGGTGTAATGTTGACCCACAGAAATATCCTCAACAATGGATATTATATTGGTGAAAGACAAAAATTCAAAGGAGAAGACAGATTATGTATCACGGTGCCATTATTCCATTGTTTTGGTATTGTATTAGCAGTCATGGCTATAATAACCCATGGGGCTACTGTGGTAATGATTGAACTCTTTGACCCGTTAATGGTACTTGCCGCAGTGCAAAAGGAAAAATGCACAGCCCTGTATGGAGTACCAACCATGTTTATTGCAGAATTCAGCCACCCAATGTTCGATATGTTTGACCTTTCTTCACTGCGTACAGGGATCATGGCAGGTTCACCATGTCCAATCGAAGCAATGAAGAAAGTTGTTAAAGATATGAATATGACACAGATAACTAGTGTTTACGGACTAACAGAAGGTTCACCTGGTTTTACTCAGACCAGTGTAGATGATCCTCTGGAGAAACGTGTGGAAACAGTGGGAAAACCACTGCCCAACTGTGAGGTTAAAATTGTAGACCCTGAAACAGGTGAAACACTTAGACCAAACATGACGGGTGAAATATGTTGTAAAGGTTACAATGTAATGAAAGGATACTACAAAATGCCAGAAAAAACTAAAGAAGTTATTGATGAAGATGGATGGCTTCACAGTGGAGATCTGGCCACTTGCGACGATGAAGGATATTACTCTATTGTTGGACGGATCAAAGACATGATCATCAGAGGTGGGGAAAACATATACCCTCGTGAAATAGAGGAGTTCATTCACACAATTGATGGGGTAATGGATGTACAAGTAGTGGGCATACCCGATGAAAAGTATGGGGAAATCATTGGTGCATTTGTAATAAAAGAAAAGGAGGCACAGTTAACTGCAGAAGATATCAGAGATTATGCTGTAAACAAAATTGCACGTTACAAGGTACCTAAACATATTTTCTTCGTAGATGAGTTCCCACTCACTGCAAGTGGTAAGATTCAAAAGTTTAAATTAAGGGATCAGGCAGTTGAGTTAATAAAAATGGGAAATGAAACCGAAGATAATGTTTTATGA
- a CDS encoding aspartate ammonia-lyase: MRLEKDSLGEKEIPSGVYYGIQTLRAVENFPVSGRTERTELIYAYVTVKKAAVITNMKLGSLDNERGEAILKAADDVLHGKLADQFPVDLYQSGAGTSFNMNINEVLANRALEILNRNKGEYDYLSPNDHVNASQSSNDTFPTASHIAIIKESDKLYKTLINLGGSFKSKGKQLSDTPKSGRTHLMDAMPVTLGDEFIAYGNAIIRAAKEIHEKRNNLLEVAIGGTATGTGVNTPVFYRDNVVKKLAELTSLDLIPAKDSLEALQSRSQISNLSGALRELAHDLIRISNDLRLMGSGPTSGFAEINLPPVQPGSSIMPGKFNPVMAECLNMISFQIIGNDTTVSLAAQAGQFELNVMTPIMTSNILDSISFLNNYLPIFQTKCVEGITANNDRLKTIAEMNPSFATVLSPKIGYIKAAELVKQAMGSKKSIRDIVVIRGILSEEEADELLDLKTISKNLYTKE, encoded by the coding sequence ATGCGATTGGAAAAGGATTCATTGGGTGAAAAAGAGATCCCATCAGGGGTTTATTATGGTATTCAGACTTTACGTGCAGTGGAAAATTTTCCAGTAAGTGGCAGGACTGAAAGAACCGAATTGATTTATGCGTATGTAACAGTTAAAAAAGCAGCTGTTATCACCAACATGAAACTAGGTTCCCTTGATAATGAAAGGGGAGAGGCGATTTTAAAAGCTGCAGATGATGTACTTCATGGTAAATTAGCAGATCAATTTCCTGTTGATCTTTACCAATCAGGAGCTGGCACTTCATTCAATATGAATATAAACGAAGTACTTGCCAACAGGGCATTAGAAATTTTAAACAGAAATAAAGGTGAATATGATTATTTAAGCCCCAACGATCATGTAAATGCATCCCAATCGAGTAACGATACATTTCCCACAGCGTCTCATATTGCAATTATAAAAGAATCTGACAAACTTTACAAGACCCTCATCAATTTGGGTGGTTCATTTAAATCGAAAGGTAAACAACTTTCAGATACTCCTAAATCAGGACGCACTCATCTTATGGATGCTATGCCTGTAACATTAGGTGATGAATTCATAGCCTATGGCAATGCAATTATTCGTGCAGCAAAGGAAATACATGAAAAGAGGAATAATCTGCTTGAAGTAGCAATAGGAGGTACTGCTACAGGAACTGGGGTTAACACACCTGTTTTTTATAGGGATAATGTGGTTAAGAAACTTGCTGAACTAACATCACTCGATCTGATCCCTGCCAAAGACAGTCTAGAAGCTTTACAAAGTAGATCGCAGATTTCGAATTTATCTGGAGCTCTAAGAGAACTTGCACACGATTTAATTAGAATATCGAATGATCTGCGGTTAATGGGATCAGGACCAACTTCAGGATTTGCTGAGATAAATTTACCTCCAGTTCAACCCGGATCGTCTATAATGCCTGGAAAGTTCAACCCAGTAATGGCAGAATGTCTCAATATGATTTCATTTCAGATTATAGGAAATGATACGACAGTATCTTTAGCTGCACAGGCAGGACAGTTTGAATTGAACGTAATGACTCCTATAATGACTTCCAATATTTTGGATTCAATTTCATTTCTAAATAATTATCTACCTATATTCCAGACAAAGTGCGTTGAAGGAATTACTGCTAATAACGATAGATTAAAAACTATTGCTGAAATGAATCCAAGTTTTGCAACTGTTCTTTCGCCAAAGATTGGATATATTAAGGCAGCAGAACTTGTTAAGCAAGCTATGGGCAGTAAAAAATCTATCAGAGACATTGTGGTGATTAGAGGAATTCTTTCAGAAGAGGAAGCAGACGAACTTTTAGATTTAAAAACCATCTCAAAAAATTTATACACCAAAGAATGA